The genomic interval CCCACCATTCAAGGGAAGAGCGCCTACTACTTCTCCATAAATGCTTCTGAACAGATATAAAACCAGAGAAACGATGAGTAAAGCGACCCAGGCATACTGACCGGCATAGATGATGGCCAGGGCCGATACATATAAGCAGGAAGAACTAATATCGTTGCCACAAATAGCCGTTGCAGGCAATTCGGTCAGCTTATGAGGATGTGGGGTTGCAAGGATATCCTTTACCTCTTGCTTGAGCTGCTCCATAAGGATGAATATAAATTAAAAGCAGTCTTATTATTTAATTGAAAGTAGAAAAAAATTAATAACAATTGCTTTTTTCTTTTATAAATTCTAACGCAGTTCACTCAAAAGAGTTATCAGCTTTAAAGGCTGTTGCAGGATGAACTAAAGTGAATACTCATACTTCATTTTACATGACTCCAGTAAATTTGAAGCTCAATTTTTCTCTGGAAGCCAGAGCTTTCTGACTAATGAAAATACCTGAACCGCCTTACGAAACCATTTTGTGTGCAGATTCTCATTTTCAGGCATTAAAAGCAGAGTATCTTCCTTTTGATAGTAAAAGTGTACAAAAACGAACAGTATCTGTTCTGAATACGAACACTCGTGGAGAGTTGTAGCACAATTCCTGGAACAGTCATTTATTCTCTACGATAATGTGAAGCAGTTATATTAACCGCCCATCGGCTGTTTTTGCCATTCATCGATTAGTTTTCTTGTATGGGTAACTTCTTTGGCCATTTCTCTATCAAATGGTATAAAATTCACATATACACAAGCACACACAAATTAGTAATCAAACAAAAAACAACATACACTCATGAAAACTCTATTCATTTCCACTCCTGTAATGCGTAATTTAGTAGCCGCTTTTGCTTTGGCTTTCACCCTTTTTGCTGGCAATGCTTCTGCCCAAAGTGTACAGTTCGCTGATAATGCGGCCATCCATACACAGACTTCAGATCAATTTAAAGTAGCTGTATTTCCTGTACAAAACTCATTAACCATGAAAGTGCTGTTTGAAAACCCGGCTCAGGAAAAAGTAACGGTCATGATCAAAAACAGCGATCATGAGGTTGTCTACAAAAAAGAAGTTGGTAAAGTAGCTATCTTCAATGGCAAGTTCGATGTTTCTAAAATGACAGATGGTACCTATACCATGGTAATCGAAAGCAAACATCAGAGCTATTCTAATGCCTTCTCTGTAGAGACCTATCAGGAGCGCATTGCCAGAGCTTTGTAAGAAACATTTTATCCATAGTCTATATTCTCTTTTTCAAACAGGCAGGTGATCTTTCTCCTGCCTGTTTTCTTTTGGTTAGTTATGCAAAAAATTACAAGTAGTTCCCAGATATGATGTGTCTCATGTTCGATTCACATTTATTGCAACATTAATCGGTGAAGAGAGTAAAAGTGTATGCAAACTATTATTTCTTATGGAACGATATTCTTACTCTGTAGCCAGATTTTTCCTGCTTATTATATTACTTGTACAAGCAAGCGCTTGCAATAGACAAGGAACATCTGCTGCCGAAAATACTCAAAAACCTAAAAACATCAGGCTGGTGGTAGGAAAGATCAAAGAAGTACAAATGCCTGTGCCGGCAGATACTACCATTCAACTGGTCGCTTCTTCAGAAAATAATGAAATAGTGGATGTGAGCAAACAAACCGTTGAGCAGACACTATCTCAAAATCAAACAAAAGAAACTTTTCTGATCAAAGCCATAACCCCTGGAACAGTGAAAGTTACTTTCTCCCGGAAAAAAGTAAATGAAGAAGGAGCAGGAGATATTACCCAAACGTATCTGGTACGTGTGGTAAATAAATGATTTCCTTAGCCTATAATTTAATATTCTCATCCTTACCCAAGATGATTCCATATTTCACCGGCCTGCCGCTTTTTTATTCCCAGATCAGTCGGCAAATAATTGCCAATTCAAACTTTTTTGAAAAAAAATAAAATATTTTTCAAAAAAGACTTGACTCTCACCTTACGTCATAGCTTATGTTTGTATCATCAATCGATGCAAACAATGAAAAATTACTCTGTCAAACAACTTTCCAGACTTGCCGGTGTGAGTATACGCACACTTCATCTCTATGACCAGATGGGGCTCTTAAAGCCAGCCATCCGTACGGAGGCCAGGTATCGGTTGTATGGAGAAAAACAGCTATTGCGGCTTCAGCAAATTCTTTTTTATAAGGAAATGGATTTTAGCCTCGAAGAAATCGGCCACATTCTAGATAAGCCGGACTTCGACATGCTACAAGCCATGGAGCATCACAAAACAGCTCTCCAATACCGCTATGACAGGTTATATACATTGTTGCAAACGGTTGATAAAACTATTTCACATTTAAAAGGAACTATTATGTTAACTCCAGAAGAATTATATGAAGGTCTGCCAAAAGATAAGGCAGAAGCCTACCGCAAGGAAGCCATTGCTGAATATGGTGAAAGTACTGTGGCCAGATCGGAAAATTATTTGCGGCAACTCAGCAAGCAAGATTTTGCAAAGCTCAAAGCAGAAAACCAGCAGATTGCAAAGACTCTCTTTTCCATGCTACAGGAAGATCCGGCCAGTGATAAAGTACAACAACAGATCAAGCGTCATTATGCAATTATCCGCACTTTCTGGGGTACCGCTAATTCACCCGATCCGCAAGCAGATGCCTATGCCGGTCTTGGTCAATTATATGTATCTGATGAAAGATTTACAATGGCAGAGGGAATACCTCAGCCGGAATATGCCTTATTTATGAGCAAAGCCATGCGCCATTTTGCAGACACGCAATTGAAATAGGCTTTTTGTGAGTAGATTAAGCAAACAGCTATCGGATTTTTGAATACACTGAATAGTCGCAACTCATGTGTTTACGAGATTTAAATACCTGTGAACAAATTGGGTTGTGGCTATTTTACTGTGCAGATGTCCACTTCATCCCTTACAGGAATATTATGCCTTTTCCATGTTTGGTAATACCACAATAAACTTAGTCATTTTGCCATACTGGCTTTCCAGACTGATCTTACCCTTCATTTTCTCTACGGTTTGTTTTACGATATATAATCCCAAACCAGATCCGTCTGTATGTTCGGTAGCCCGGTAGAACATGTCAAATATTTTGGCGATGTGATCTTCTTTAATACCAATGCCATTATCTGTAAAGGTGAGTACCGCTTGTTTTGGTGTCTGGTCCACTAATACCTGTAAATAATGACTCTCTGCATATGGATTCTGGTACTTGATGGCATTAGAGACAATATTGTTGAATAAGATCTTCAGTCTGAACAAATCACCGTAAAATGCTGAATTTTCGCCTTTATACTCCAGGGTAATGTCTATGCTATCAAAACCTTTCATATAGGCAAGGTCATGCTTAGATTGCTCTAAAAGTGCGCCGAAGTCAATTAACTGGGCTTCTGTGACATTCCGGTTGGCTTTTGCGTAACTGATCATCGATTGCACAAACCTATCCAGGGTCAAAACCCGGTTTTCGATATGATTAATATATACAGGCCATTGAGATTGATCAGGATCAACTTTCATTACATTCGTTAGCCCTAAAACAGATGTGAGGGGAGAACGGATATCATGGGACATTTTGTAAACCAGCTGATCGAGCTCAAAATTACGTGCCGCTAGTTCATCTACTGTATGCTGGAGTTCTTCCTGCTGCGTTTTTAGTTCTTCATTGGCTGCAGAAAGTTCTTCTTCGCCGGCAAGTAAAGCCTTGTTTTTCTCCTCGAATTGTTGATTGAGCTTCATAAGCCGGTTTACCAGTTCTTTAATCTCACTTTCCTGCTCCAGTTTTTCTGTTACCTCCCGGCCTACCATGGTAGCACCAATTACAGACCCTTTGGCATCATACATGGGACTGTACACAGACTCAAAATACCTGGTATCGTTTGAACCCATTTCTGCTTCATGCATCATCATATAGGTTTCGCCCTGTAAAGCTCTGTACCAGGAAAGTTTTACTCCTTCTGCTAAGTCAGGCCTGTTTGCCAGTACCTCAATTAGGTTACTGTCTTTATCTATCAATTTTCCTGCTACATTGGCAAAACTCTTACGTCCGGGAGAATTGATGGCAAGTATAGAATAGTTTTTATCAATGGCTACAACCATATCCTGGGTGCTTT from Rhodocytophaga rosea carries:
- a CDS encoding MerR family transcriptional regulator; this translates as MKNYSVKQLSRLAGVSIRTLHLYDQMGLLKPAIRTEARYRLYGEKQLLRLQQILFYKEMDFSLEEIGHILDKPDFDMLQAMEHHKTALQYRYDRLYTLLQTVDKTISHLKGTIMLTPEELYEGLPKDKAEAYRKEAIAEYGESTVARSENYLRQLSKQDFAKLKAENQQIAKTLFSMLQEDPASDKVQQQIKRHYAIIRTFWGTANSPDPQADAYAGLGQLYVSDERFTMAEGIPQPEYALFMSKAMRHFADTQLK
- a CDS encoding PAS domain-containing protein; this encodes MDAEIFFQLSPLAQCCLTPDLLLVKWNDAFEQLAGIPVWANDPLQKFIPAKALKEVHALITSLNNGETKELTFALRTNTVKTAPITWKTHLNQDNLLYFIQLQNQPGPKAKETKETAKKAPSISLDSLTSMVNQSGDLISRFDKQLRFTFVNQELLRQAKKLTTGQFLGKTTKEMAPLLGISQENFTQWTNDLQQVLDTGKEVMHHNHVNLPTHTVHFQTMMFPDYSDGAISGVLVITRIINELKNTEVKLREQKNLLKLVFDCMQEGVMVIDLEKNFVLSNKTARTAIPIDLSTKNYEEWAQQVESFYPDKKTILPPEEIPVIKALSGETVFDHLGYYKHKKTKEGVFIIMNASPLTDASGKLIGAVAVFNNVSDRIKTQEQIASSLATLQGIIESTQDMVVAIDKNYSILAINSPGRKSFANVAGKLIDKDSNLIEVLANRPDLAEGVKLSWYRALQGETYMMMHEAEMGSNDTRYFESVYSPMYDAKGSVIGATMVGREVTEKLEQESEIKELVNRLMKLNQQFEEKNKALLAGEEELSAANEELKTQQEELQHTVDELAARNFELDQLVYKMSHDIRSPLTSVLGLTNVMKVDPDQSQWPVYINHIENRVLTLDRFVQSMISYAKANRNVTEAQLIDFGALLEQSKHDLAYMKGFDSIDITLEYKGENSAFYGDLFRLKILFNNIVSNAIKYQNPYAESHYLQVLVDQTPKQAVLTFTDNGIGIKEDHIAKIFDMFYRATEHTDGSGLGLYIVKQTVEKMKGKISLESQYGKMTKFIVVLPNMEKA